In Pirellulales bacterium, the following are encoded in one genomic region:
- a CDS encoding histidine phosphatase family protein — MRHLILGCAILLAPACEALAQPAEVIIIRHAEKPQAGNELSLKGQERAAALVPYFRGTPEVLEYKTLVAIYAQAAKKETSSVRSFETAKPLADALNLTINQRFTRDEFQQMVKEIMDNHDYDGHTVLICWEHKVIPRMAGAFGVEDAPTKWPDQEFDRTWVITFKEGEKPRFKNLPQKLMYGDADK, encoded by the coding sequence ATGCGCCATTTGATCCTCGGCTGCGCGATACTGCTCGCGCCTGCGTGCGAGGCGCTGGCGCAACCGGCGGAAGTGATCATCATCCGCCACGCGGAGAAGCCGCAAGCAGGAAATGAGCTTTCGCTTAAGGGCCAGGAACGGGCCGCGGCCTTGGTGCCCTATTTTCGCGGGACGCCCGAGGTGCTGGAGTACAAGACGCTGGTGGCGATCTACGCCCAAGCCGCCAAGAAAGAAACCTCATCCGTACGATCGTTTGAAACAGCCAAACCCCTGGCCGACGCGCTGAACCTAACGATCAATCAGAGATTCACGCGCGATGAATTCCAGCAGATGGTCAAAGAGATCATGGATAACCATGACTACGACGGCCACACGGTGCTGATCTGCTGGGAGCACAAGGTGATCCCGAGGATGGCTGGGGCCTTTGGAGTGGAAGACGCGCCGACCAAATGGCCCGACCAGGAGTTCGATCGAACATGGGTCATCACGTTCAAAGAGGGCGAGAAGCCGCGGTTCAAGAATCTGCCTCAGAAGTTGATGTATGGCGACGCGGATAAATGA